A region from the bacterium genome encodes:
- a CDS encoding SPOR domain-containing protein, whose translation MHIFLCLLFTYHPVVYDSTVYCIDIAHPQVMKISLDAEIIDYAVDDFLYVLTQRRLFKVSLPDLQIVGRVPLPIRFNCLTTGPDEIILIATEEIILVDKKNLSFRSGIGIEPGDYRPLVAPVDLAGAGKSDLIYLAMDHGEHTIFKIFDLNSGRLVKAKQVSNVISSYYDLHAGTIVCLDRTDNLSTYNLNLKRLHQTKVPVHAAAFSPYPKAAGYLFYNTDGIFWIGKDGTLNDFQPVFANDNMSFSNFHFLTRFGLLYVNPLTLRPQWLRSDPDLTGIAGIKRTTPLDDLSSAGFTRSQSVYLLSSDTTLLMPLVENWVLPLPPPVVMVPGNDSLWYIQFAAFSKPENASAALERLVQQDIPAIIDSMAPGFYRIKLGGFMDNDLGRAIMENTGMPGWLVYQAKVPSADSAWFSIGPSRYLRKNGVVTLAPAGPDR comes from the coding sequence ATGCACATCTTTCTCTGCCTGCTTTTCACCTATCATCCCGTGGTCTATGATTCCACAGTCTACTGCATAGATATCGCGCATCCGCAGGTCATGAAGATCAGCCTCGACGCAGAGATCATCGATTACGCGGTGGACGATTTCCTGTACGTGCTCACGCAACGCCGGCTCTTCAAGGTCAGCCTGCCTGACCTGCAGATAGTCGGCCGCGTGCCCCTGCCCATCAGGTTTAACTGCCTGACCACAGGCCCGGATGAGATCATCCTGATCGCCACCGAGGAAATAATACTGGTGGACAAAAAAAATCTCTCTTTCAGATCCGGTATCGGCATTGAACCCGGTGATTACAGACCTCTGGTCGCTCCGGTGGATCTTGCCGGGGCCGGCAAGAGCGATCTTATCTATCTTGCCATGGACCACGGTGAACACACGATCTTCAAGATCTTTGACCTTAATTCGGGCCGGCTGGTAAAAGCAAAACAGGTATCAAATGTCATCAGTTCTTATTATGACCTGCACGCCGGCACCATTGTCTGCCTGGACCGAACCGATAACCTGAGCACTTATAACCTGAACCTGAAACGGCTGCATCAGACAAAAGTACCGGTCCATGCGGCGGCGTTTTCGCCCTATCCAAAGGCCGCCGGATATCTATTCTATAACACCGATGGCATTTTCTGGATCGGCAAGGATGGAACACTGAATGACTTCCAGCCCGTCTTCGCCAACGACAATATGAGTTTTTCCAATTTTCATTTCCTGACGCGGTTTGGGCTGCTGTACGTAAATCCACTGACGCTCAGACCTCAATGGCTGCGGTCTGACCCTGATCTCACGGGTATTGCCGGTATTAAAAGAACCACGCCGCTCGATGATCTTTCCAGCGCCGGCTTCACGCGCTCTCAATCAGTATACCTGCTGAGCAGTGATACAACGTTACTGATGCCACTGGTCGAAAACTGGGTTTTGCCACTGCCGCCTCCGGTTGTCATGGTACCGGGGAATGACTCGCTATGGTACATACAATTCGCGGCTTTTTCAAAACCGGAAAACGCCAGCGCGGCACTGGAACGCCTTGTACAGCAGGATATACCAGCCATTATTGATTCCATGGCACCGGGCTTTTACCGGATCAAACTGGGCGGGTTTATGGATAATGACTTGGGCCGCGCGATCATGGAGAACACAGGGATGCCTGGCTGGCTCGTATACCAGGCAAAGGTTCCCAGCGCCGACTCCGCGTGGTTTTCCATCGGTCCCTCCCGGTACCTGCGCAAGAACGGCGTTGTAACTCTGGCACCAGCCGGGCCTGACAGATAA
- a CDS encoding MFS transporter has protein sequence MFSLLKNRGILFLGLSNTISQLGDRLTHMVIVTLIGVVSPGRVSAFSEFAVAFSLPVMLLSPFVGVLVDHWNKQTIMFRCHIIQTILIVLTPTVVGLTHSVVPIWILVILFFSLDVFNNTSRNTVIPDLVSFDDLVPANSIIVTLTRVATFLGMVGGGYLIKWTGWQLGFYIDASTHCIAGCLALGMGAKILFEPVRKIDFSLGRELKKSLRLFANDLKELGILLIKDKVVVFVMISVFVLPFVASTAYTILIFMVQQQFGLGTAGVGLFGGVVGIGMLVGAVAMGMFGRLVSRGVILIISMAALTIFFLLGPFFVTPIFLYIMAFIAGVVFSLIGIAQDTMLQEDVLKGIRGRIFGTKEFVINLTFTTCAVAIGIGSSRFAPYTILFFVGFVLLAATVLSLVVFNQIPPEVRKKL, from the coding sequence GTGTTTTCGCTTCTGAAAAACCGCGGAATTTTATTTCTGGGCTTATCCAACACCATATCCCAGCTGGGCGACCGGCTCACGCACATGGTCATCGTGACCTTGATCGGTGTCGTTTCACCGGGACGGGTCTCGGCATTCAGCGAATTCGCGGTCGCCTTCTCGCTTCCGGTCATGCTGCTCTCTCCTTTTGTCGGCGTCCTGGTCGACCACTGGAACAAACAGACCATCATGTTCAGATGCCATATCATCCAGACCATCCTGATCGTATTGACGCCGACCGTCGTCGGCCTGACCCATAGTGTCGTCCCAATATGGATACTGGTCATTCTGTTTTTCTCGCTGGACGTATTCAACAACACGTCGCGGAACACTGTGATCCCTGACCTGGTCTCTTTCGATGACCTGGTGCCGGCGAACTCTATTATTGTCACCCTTACACGGGTCGCCACGTTCCTGGGCATGGTCGGGGGCGGTTACCTGATAAAATGGACCGGCTGGCAACTCGGGTTCTATATTGACGCCTCGACCCACTGCATCGCAGGATGCCTGGCCCTGGGAATGGGTGCCAAGATCCTGTTCGAACCGGTGAGAAAGATCGACTTTTCGCTCGGCCGCGAGCTGAAAAAATCTCTGAGGCTGTTTGCCAACGACCTCAAGGAACTGGGCATTCTGCTGATCAAGGACAAGGTCGTGGTTTTCGTGATGATCTCGGTCTTTGTTCTTCCGTTTGTCGCGTCCACTGCCTACACGATCCTCATATTCATGGTCCAGCAGCAGTTCGGGCTCGGCACAGCCGGTGTCGGCCTTTTCGGCGGTGTCGTCGGCATCGGCATGCTGGTCGGCGCCGTGGCGATGGGGATGTTCGGCAGACTCGTATCGCGCGGCGTTATTCTCATCATAAGCATGGCGGCTTTGACCATCTTCTTCCTCCTCGGTCCATTTTTTGTGACCCCGATCTTTTTGTACATCATGGCTTTCATCGCGGGCGTTGTCTTTTCATTAATCGGCATTGCCCAGGATACCATGCTCCAGGAAGATGTGCTCAAAGGCATCAGGGGCCGGATCTTCGGCACCAAGGAATTCGTCATCAATCTAACTTTTACCACGTGCGCGGTCGCCATCGGCATCGGGTCGAGCCGCTTCGCGCCTTATACGATCCTTTTCTTTGTTGGTTTTGTCCTGCTCGCTGCAACCGTGCTGTCGCTGGTCGTATTCAATCAGATCCCGCCTGAGGTGCGTAAGAAATTGTAG
- the radC gene encoding DNA repair protein RadC, translating into MIETKKPSYIGHRQRIKEKYEKSGIDGWLDYEVLELALSYAIPRKDTKSIAKELLSRFKTINGVLNADQKNLTPISGISTHTALFLSFLKDVAILYAKNGLHNRDLLASPQVVYDYLKVSLKGAVNEEFKILFLDNMNQLIIVETFKTGTVNRSVVYPRRVVERALYNHAVGVIIAHNHPSGSLQPSQDDRKITKAIKEALKTVDITLLDHIIIGNNDYYSFRNNDVDV; encoded by the coding sequence ATGATTGAAACGAAAAAGCCAAGTTATATTGGGCATCGCCAAAGAATAAAGGAAAAATACGAAAAATCGGGGATAGATGGCTGGCTGGATTATGAAGTGCTGGAATTAGCTTTGTCTTACGCAATTCCCCGTAAGGATACAAAATCTATCGCCAAAGAATTGTTATCACGTTTTAAGACTATTAATGGCGTGCTGAACGCTGATCAAAAAAACCTTACGCCTATTTCAGGTATTTCAACACACACCGCATTGTTTCTAAGTTTTCTGAAGGATGTCGCGATCCTTTACGCGAAGAACGGATTACATAACAGAGATTTACTTGCATCGCCGCAGGTCGTCTACGATTATTTGAAAGTGTCTTTAAAAGGTGCGGTGAATGAGGAGTTCAAAATACTTTTTTTAGACAACATGAATCAGTTAATTATTGTCGAGACATTCAAGACTGGTACGGTTAATCGATCTGTGGTTTATCCGAGAAGGGTCGTTGAGAGAGCGCTCTACAACCATGCGGTAGGCGTAATTATCGCGCATAATCATCCATCGGGATCATTACAGCCTTCGCAGGATGATCGGAAGATAACCAAAGCCATAAAAGAAGCGCTTAAGACAGTGGATATTACTTTGCTGGATCATATTATCATTGGGAATAACGACTATTATAGTTTTAGAAATAATGATGTTGATGTTTAA
- the rnc gene encoding ribonuclease III, giving the protein MRSTRSRRLINGPKDLKLKFNDPRILRRALRHSSCPQCRKTHKSNETLEFLGDAVLELLVREHLYKKLPHCNEGQLSEMKKSYTSEDALHIIGKKLGIGKLLIMDPGEEATGGRTKRSNITGVLEALIGAIYLDQGLENARRFVRTRILCRKMTGVKDFKSLLNNWAMRHRKTISYKVIDEEGPAHRRIFHIALVINRRKKAVGLGKSKKKAEQMAAGKYFRTIPPKARRK; this is encoded by the coding sequence TTGAGATCGACGCGGTCACGGCGCTTGATTAACGGTCCAAAAGACCTCAAACTGAAATTCAACGATCCCCGGATCCTCAGGCGCGCGCTCCGGCATTCATCCTGCCCCCAGTGCCGGAAAACCCACAAGTCGAACGAAACCCTCGAATTCCTCGGCGATGCGGTGCTCGAACTGCTGGTCCGCGAGCATCTTTACAAAAAACTCCCTCACTGCAATGAGGGCCAGCTTAGCGAGATGAAAAAAAGCTATACCAGCGAAGACGCGCTCCATATCATCGGCAAAAAACTCGGAATCGGCAAATTGCTGATCATGGACCCGGGCGAGGAAGCCACGGGCGGACGGACCAAAAGATCGAACATTACAGGCGTGCTGGAAGCGCTCATCGGCGCAATATACCTTGATCAGGGTCTGGAAAATGCGCGCCGGTTTGTCCGGACCAGGATCCTTTGCCGAAAAATGACCGGGGTCAAGGATTTCAAATCGCTCCTGAACAACTGGGCGATGCGTCACCGGAAAACCATAAGCTACAAAGTGATCGACGAAGAAGGGCCGGCTCATCGGCGGATATTCCACATCGCGCTGGTCATTAACCGCAGGAAAAAAGCGGTCGGTCTTGGAAAATCCAAGAAAAAAGCCGAACAGATGGCGGCCGGAAAGTATTTTCGGACTATCCCCCCCAAGGCGAGGAGGAAGTAA
- a CDS encoding CocE/NonD family hydrolase yields MIFMRVSMILYLTMTMLSGYIQDSAGVVMRDSVRLGTDLYYPQTSTPPWPSVLQRTPYSRYWDTGTISYITDYLGYVFIVQNLRGTGDSEGEPMFFLTDGWGPLQDGYDCIEWISQQSWSNGRTGMFGGSAHGITQYLAAGARPAHLTCCVPMVASPSMYHYTAFNGGEFRKALTETWLNSMGTPWLIDSICNHPDYDTMWSYVDLTARWDSASCPIFHITGWYDIFLDGQLDAFPQLQARFHNQRLFIGPWGHSSWGSQYQGDLVYPANANMNQTEFYLMMFDWYNYWLKDSTPALEPQVLFYLMGDCETQDTTNWNRWVQADTWPLPAVLYKNLYLHSGNLCDTFPPNQAGVHDTFAYDPQDPCPTYGGREYIGLSTGYGPINQNPIEGRPDVLVYTTPVLTAPVAVIGKLQAVLYAASNRFDTDWTVRITDVYPDGQSYLVTDNIMMARHRHGLDIQDSLVPGQPDTFSIDLWSTAQVFNAGHRIRVIVSSSNYPRFEKNPNTGAPFRRDDPNTLTARQTVYCSSDLPSRIRMPVYPLEYMVKESSSRLVIQPANAFFNVMPTLSRNPVMHLRLNQASEVIVKIYNPAGQCLETIRRTYGAGAHVFKLPPLACGIYFVKAAAGMDDYTTKIIIIK; encoded by the coding sequence ATGATCTTCATGCGTGTATCCATGATCTTATACCTGACTATGACCATGCTTTCAGGCTACATTCAGGACAGCGCCGGCGTGGTGATGCGCGACAGCGTTAGGCTGGGCACCGACCTCTATTATCCGCAGACCTCGACGCCGCCCTGGCCTTCGGTCCTGCAGCGGACGCCGTATAGCCGGTACTGGGATACGGGTACCATTTCCTACATAACGGATTACCTCGGTTATGTTTTTATCGTCCAGAACCTGCGGGGCACAGGCGATTCCGAAGGGGAACCAATGTTCTTTCTGACCGATGGCTGGGGTCCGCTCCAGGACGGTTACGACTGCATCGAATGGATAAGCCAGCAGTCATGGTCCAATGGCAGGACCGGCATGTTCGGCGGATCGGCTCACGGTATTACCCAGTACCTGGCGGCCGGAGCTCGACCGGCTCACCTTACCTGCTGTGTTCCGATGGTGGCCTCACCCAGCATGTACCATTATACGGCTTTCAACGGCGGTGAGTTCAGAAAAGCCCTGACCGAAACCTGGCTTAACAGCATGGGCACTCCTTGGCTCATCGACTCGATATGCAATCACCCCGACTACGATACTATGTGGTCGTACGTGGACCTGACCGCGCGTTGGGATTCGGCTTCGTGCCCGATCTTTCACATTACCGGATGGTATGACATTTTTCTGGATGGACAGCTTGACGCTTTTCCGCAATTGCAGGCGCGGTTCCATAACCAACGGCTTTTTATTGGACCATGGGGACACAGCTCCTGGGGTTCGCAATATCAGGGCGATCTCGTGTACCCGGCCAACGCTAACATGAACCAGACCGAGTTCTACCTCATGATGTTCGACTGGTACAACTACTGGCTCAAGGACAGCACGCCCGCCCTGGAACCACAGGTCCTGTTCTACCTCATGGGCGACTGCGAGACCCAGGACACCACCAACTGGAATCGGTGGGTGCAGGCAGATACGTGGCCCCTGCCCGCAGTGCTGTACAAAAACCTCTATCTCCATAGCGGCAACCTGTGCGATACCTTTCCGCCGAACCAGGCCGGTGTTCATGATACTTTCGCGTACGACCCGCAGGACCCGTGCCCGACCTATGGCGGCCGGGAATACATTGGTCTTTCCACCGGTTACGGACCGATCAACCAGAACCCCATTGAAGGCCGGCCCGACGTGCTGGTGTATACGACACCGGTCCTGACCGCGCCCGTGGCCGTGATCGGCAAACTGCAGGCGGTCTTGTATGCCGCCTCGAACCGCTTTGATACGGATTGGACGGTGAGGATCACGGACGTTTATCCTGACGGACAATCCTACCTAGTGACCGATAATATAATGATGGCGCGGCACCGGCACGGGCTCGATATCCAGGACTCGCTCGTTCCCGGTCAGCCCGACACGTTCTCGATCGACCTGTGGTCGACCGCGCAGGTCTTCAATGCCGGTCATCGGATACGGGTGATCGTTTCATCATCGAACTATCCGCGCTTTGAAAAAAATCCCAATACCGGAGCGCCTTTCCGCCGCGATGATCCAAACACCCTGACCGCCCGCCAGACCGTCTATTGTTCCAGCGACCTGCCGTCCCGCATCAGGATGCCGGTCTATCCTCTTGAATACATGGTGAAAGAAAGCAGCAGCCGACTGGTGATTCAACCCGCCAACGCTTTTTTCAATGTGATGCCGACACTCTCGCGGAATCCGGTTATGCATCTCAGACTCAACCAGGCATCTGAGGTAATAGTAAAGATCTACAACCCTGCAGGCCAGTGTTTGGAAACAATCCGCCGTACTTACGGTGCAGGCGCGCATGTCTTTAAATTACCGCCTCTAGCCTGCGGAATTTACTTTGTTAAAGCGGCGGCGGGCATGGATGATTACACAACGAAAATAATTATCATAAAATAA
- a CDS encoding L-threonylcarbamoyladenylate synthase: MKIEDSEEFYKKIIETLNNGRIIAIPTDTVYGLAVSASDAAAVSKLQDLKKRESKPFTIFVSKSIINTYAVVVKKKIIDYFLPGPVTVILRKSEELALPGIGEKIGIRIPQTEFVLRLLNVFQKPLAVTSANVAGDEPLRTASEIVARFPDLGIVVDAGEIGTTASTVLDLTTTPLTVLRKGKIPILEVEKIYGRRVRMGPGLKVNVLFVCTGNSCRSPMAEALLRTMIDPRHAEVRSAGTNTVAGQPASAFAQQIAAEFKGSLGPHQSRELSPDLIQWADLILVMQYKHYQAVTEFAPDAVAKTFLLKEYKHRSRNNEVSDPIGKDIDAYRDTALDMYPSLKILARDIEKRYLK, from the coding sequence ATGAAAATCGAAGATAGTGAAGAATTTTATAAAAAGATTATCGAAACCTTAAACAACGGTCGGATCATCGCCATTCCCACGGATACGGTCTATGGGCTCGCGGTCAGCGCCAGTGACGCCGCTGCCGTATCGAAACTGCAGGACCTGAAAAAAAGGGAATCCAAACCGTTCACCATTTTTGTTTCCAAAAGCATTATCAATACGTACGCGGTCGTGGTCAAAAAGAAGATCATTGACTACTTTCTGCCGGGACCGGTCACGGTGATTTTACGGAAAAGTGAGGAGCTGGCGCTGCCGGGGATAGGGGAAAAGATCGGCATACGGATACCGCAGACCGAATTTGTGCTGAGACTGCTCAATGTATTTCAAAAGCCCCTGGCCGTGACCAGCGCTAATGTAGCCGGAGATGAGCCGCTGCGGACCGCGTCCGAGATCGTAGCACGTTTCCCAGACCTGGGCATTGTGGTCGACGCCGGGGAAATCGGTACAACGGCTTCGACCGTGCTCGATCTAACGACCACGCCCCTGACCGTGTTGAGAAAAGGCAAGATTCCGATCCTGGAAGTTGAAAAGATCTATGGCCGGCGTGTACGCATGGGACCGGGACTGAAGGTCAACGTGCTGTTCGTCTGCACCGGTAATTCATGCCGGAGCCCGATGGCGGAAGCGTTATTAAGGACCATGATCGATCCCCGGCATGCGGAAGTCAGATCTGCGGGTACGAACACCGTTGCTGGCCAGCCGGCGTCGGCATTCGCGCAGCAGATCGCGGCCGAGTTCAAGGGCTCCCTGGGCCCGCATCAGAGCCGGGAATTAAGTCCGGATCTGATCCAGTGGGCTGACCTGATCCTGGTCATGCAGTATAAACATTACCAGGCGGTCACCGAATTCGCGCCTGATGCCGTGGCCAAGACTTTCCTGCTTAAGGAATACAAACATCGTTCCAGGAATAACGAAGTCAGCGATCCGATCGGGAAGGACATCGATGCGTACCGCGACACGGCGCTGGACATGTATCCATCCCTGAAGATCCTGGCAAGGGATATCGAGAAGAGGTACTTGAAATGA
- a CDS encoding M48 family metallopeptidase, whose amino-acid sequence MNNSKIEAKELKSIVWDWAIKLKVTPKEIHLRPMKTKWASLSGSGRLTFNSELLEKRRNLIDYVVLHELLHIKVPNHGKLFKSLMFAFLPDWEKCSNQLKEPL is encoded by the coding sequence ATGAATAATAGCAAGATTGAGGCAAAGGAGCTTAAATCCATTGTGTGGGATTGGGCGATTAAGCTTAAGGTTACACCCAAAGAAATACATTTAAGGCCGATGAAGACAAAATGGGCATCCCTTTCGGGAAGCGGCCGTCTTACATTTAATTCTGAGCTTCTTGAGAAGCGCAGGAATTTGATAGATTACGTTGTGTTACATGAACTTCTTCATATAAAAGTGCCGAATCATGGCAAGTTGTTTAAGAGTCTTATGTTCGCGTTTTTGCCTGATTGGGAGAAGTGTAGTAATCAGTTAAAAGAGCCATTATGA
- a CDS encoding FAD-dependent thymidylate synthase — MKVILAGYNLDAQTIKELSRGKKKLPLTPETISAAYARISRSPKSVPDLRDEARHEVARARRSNRRIIFEMSHHSVAEHAVFNFDIIGISRYAVEELEKFRLCSYTEKSQRYVTLKGDYVIPAELTDPQVVSVYKRMIKSQNDCYQELYQKLKLWNFVKHASMARRQECHRTLENWAKEDARYVLSLATQAQLGTTINARNLELMIRRFASHRLAELRGLGEKLFKPAKAIAPSIILFYQANDYDRKTYQELAEYADKIWGYGDNKERGLVDGGIRGYKDKEVKLVSCTPQGDEKILAALLFRVNRRSYADCLVKVKKMSTERKFEVLKQACRYMELYDTTPREFEFAGLTYELIVSAGCFGQLKRHRLASMVTLDYDPDLGVTVPVSVVEIKAQRRFMEIIDQTESVYGKIEKKYPGIGPYILTNAHRKRVLVTMNLRELYHMSRLRQDPTAQWDIRNITRQMVMLAQRRMPVTGSLLCGKTDYPSVYKGIFGKYPKIKEVPPVQ, encoded by the coding sequence ATGAAGGTCATTCTCGCCGGTTATAATCTTGACGCCCAGACAATAAAAGAGTTGAGCCGGGGTAAGAAAAAGTTACCCCTGACGCCGGAGACGATCTCCGCGGCATACGCGCGGATAAGCCGGAGCCCGAAGTCCGTACCGGATCTGCGCGATGAGGCGCGGCATGAAGTCGCACGGGCGCGTCGGTCTAACCGGCGGATAATTTTTGAAATGTCCCATCATTCGGTCGCCGAACACGCGGTGTTCAACTTTGATATCATCGGCATATCGCGGTACGCGGTCGAGGAACTGGAAAAATTCCGTTTGTGCTCTTACACGGAGAAATCACAGCGGTACGTGACCCTTAAAGGCGACTATGTGATCCCCGCAGAACTGACCGACCCGCAGGTGGTCAGTGTTTACAAAAGGATGATCAAGTCACAGAACGATTGCTATCAGGAACTCTATCAAAAGCTTAAGCTATGGAACTTCGTCAAGCACGCATCTATGGCGCGGCGCCAGGAATGCCATCGCACACTCGAGAACTGGGCAAAGGAAGACGCGCGGTATGTCCTGTCGCTCGCCACCCAGGCTCAGCTGGGCACGACCATCAATGCCCGCAACCTGGAGCTGATGATCCGGCGGTTCGCATCGCACCGGCTGGCCGAACTGCGCGGGCTCGGCGAAAAGTTGTTCAAACCCGCAAAAGCCATCGCGCCTTCGATCATATTGTTCTACCAGGCCAACGACTACGACCGCAAGACCTATCAGGAGCTTGCCGAATATGCAGACAAAATTTGGGGATATGGGGATAATAAAGAACGGGGATTGGTGGATGGGGGGATAAGGGGATATAAAGATAAAGAAGTGAAACTGGTGAGCTGCACGCCACAGGGTGATGAGAAAATACTGGCCGCTCTGCTCTTCAGGGTGAACAGGCGCAGCTATGCAGACTGCCTGGTGAAAGTGAAGAAAATGAGCACTGAGAGAAAATTTGAAGTGCTAAAGCAGGCATGCCGATACATGGAGCTCTATGATACGACGCCGCGGGAATTTGAATTCGCCGGCCTGACATACGAGCTAATAGTTTCGGCCGGCTGCTTTGGCCAGCTGAAGCGCCACCGGCTGGCTTCTATGGTAACCCTGGATTACGATCCTGATCTCGGGGTGACCGTGCCTGTATCGGTCGTTGAGATCAAAGCGCAGCGGAGATTTATGGAAATTATCGACCAGACCGAATCCGTGTACGGCAAGATCGAAAAAAAATACCCGGGCATCGGCCCCTATATTCTGACCAACGCGCACCGCAAGCGCGTCCTGGTGACGATGAACCTGCGGGAACTATATCACATGTCGCGCCTGCGACAAGACCCGACCGCCCAATGGGATATCAGGAATATCACGCGGCAGATGGTCATGCTGGCGCAGCGCCGTATGCCTGTGACCGGATCCTTGCTCTGCGGGAAGACCGACTACCCGTCGGTCTACAAGGGGATCTTTGGGAAATATCCGAAAATAAAAGAAGTGCCGCCGGTCCAGTAA
- a CDS encoding Rid family detoxifying hydrolase has product MKTLIKTKNAPEAIGPYSQAIAVNGFLFTAGQIPIVPATGKFIEGGIKEQTRQVLENVKAVIEAGNSSMSMTVKTTVYLTNAENFTAMNEVYATYFNANDTPPARSTVFVVSLPKGALVEIDAVTALD; this is encoded by the coding sequence ATGAAGACCTTGATAAAAACAAAGAACGCGCCCGAGGCGATCGGACCTTATTCGCAAGCCATCGCCGTTAACGGTTTTCTCTTCACCGCGGGGCAGATACCGATAGTGCCGGCGACGGGCAAGTTCATCGAAGGCGGGATCAAAGAACAGACCAGGCAGGTACTTGAAAATGTCAAAGCGGTGATCGAGGCCGGTAATAGTTCTATGTCAATGACGGTAAAAACCACAGTTTACCTGACGAACGCCGAAAATTTTACTGCCATGAACGAAGTGTATGCGACTTATTTTAACGCCAATGACACTCCTCCGGCCCGATCCACGGTTTTCGTCGTTTCCCTGCCCAAAGGAGCCCTCGTTGAGATCGACGCGGTCACGGCGCTTGATTAA
- a CDS encoding aspartate kinase codes for MAMIVMKFGGTSVANAELINRAAQRVAREKKKENDIVVVVSAMGHTTDAFVKLSREITPHPPAREVDMLLTAGERISVALFSMALERLSLKAVSFTGSQVGIITDNKHTDARILEIRGDRLRKALADGQIPVVCGFQGVSMEKEITTLGRGGSDTTAVALSAALNADRCMIFTDVDGVYTEDPKRFPGAKKIEKISYEEMMELSSQGAQVLHPRASSIAARYGVPVEIRSSFSSKSGTTVTQLDGMEKPRPKAITHSEDLYLVTLVQVPKNPACLSQIVKDLTEHGIHLKFFFHGISDARNFDLSFITPLNEKNRVEARLKPLRRRLRISSIREVLDVCSISIIGTGIGSDNRVLAGIFSTLSKVRAHIEAVTTSELSINIFLHKKFLDTAVRRLMEQFGLAAKTT; via the coding sequence ATGGCGATGATAGTCATGAAATTCGGAGGCACTTCCGTTGCCAATGCCGAGCTGATAAATCGGGCCGCTCAGCGAGTAGCGCGGGAGAAAAAGAAAGAGAACGACATCGTGGTCGTAGTCTCGGCCATGGGCCACACGACCGATGCGTTCGTCAAATTATCGCGGGAGATCACCCCTCATCCGCCGGCGCGGGAAGTGGATATGCTTTTGACCGCAGGCGAACGGATCTCGGTCGCGCTGTTTTCCATGGCCCTGGAACGGCTCTCGTTGAAAGCCGTTTCGTTCACCGGCTCGCAGGTGGGGATAATCACCGACAACAAACACACCGACGCCAGGATTCTTGAGATCAGGGGCGACCGGCTCAGGAAAGCGTTGGCGGACGGTCAGATCCCGGTAGTGTGTGGTTTTCAAGGAGTGAGCATGGAAAAAGAGATCACCACGTTGGGCCGGGGTGGATCTGATACCACCGCGGTCGCGCTCAGCGCGGCGCTGAATGCGGACCGGTGCATGATCTTCACCGATGTCGATGGAGTCTATACCGAGGATCCCAAGCGTTTCCCCGGAGCTAAGAAAATAGAAAAGATATCCTATGAGGAAATGATGGAGCTGTCATCCCAGGGCGCGCAGGTTCTGCACCCCCGGGCATCAAGTATCGCGGCGCGCTATGGCGTGCCCGTTGAGATCCGCAGTAGTTTCAGCAGCAAGTCCGGGACGACCGTGACCCAGCTTGACGGCATGGAGAAACCCAGACCTAAGGCCATAACTCACAGTGAAGACCTTTATCTCGTGACATTGGTCCAGGTGCCGAAAAACCCGGCTTGTCTTTCGCAGATCGTTAAGGACCTCACCGAGCATGGCATACACCTGAAGTTCTTCTTCCACGGTATATCCGATGCCCGCAACTTTGACCTGTCCTTTATCACGCCCCTCAATGAGAAGAACAGGGTCGAGGCGCGGCTTAAGCCGTTACGGCGCAGGCTTCGGATATCATCGATCAGGGAAGTTCTTGACGTCTGTTCGATCAGCATCATCGGCACGGGCATTGGCAGTGACAACCGCGTGCTGGCTGGCATTTTCAGCACGCTGTCCAAGGTGCGTGCCCATATCGAAGCGGTCACGACATCCGAGCTTTCCATAAACATTTTTTTGCATAAAAAATTCCTGGATACAGCGGTCAGAAGATTGATGGAACAGTTCGGTCTGGCGGCGAAGACTACCTGA